The proteins below come from a single Argentina anserina chromosome 1, drPotAnse1.1, whole genome shotgun sequence genomic window:
- the LOC126783668 gene encoding MAPK kinase substrate protein At1g80180-like has protein sequence MEGLQRSESTFRRQGSSGLIWDDKFLQRALNQVEAEKQAEAAAAAAQGGGSDAPAAASANDGGAAGGRGYKPVKVAPPMMDPPSPKAGCCGVFGKPAAASKRPRSNKRRSK, from the coding sequence ATGGAGGGATTGCAGAGGTCGGAGAGCACCTTCCGGAGGCAAGGATCCTCCGGTTTGATTTGGGACGACAAGTTTCTACAGCGCGCCTTGAATCAAGTCGAAGCCGAGAAGCAAGCCgaagccgccgccgccgccgcccaGGGCGGGGGCTCAGACGCTCCTGCTGCGGCTTCTGCCAACGACGGAGGAGCTGCGGGAGGGAGGGGGTATAAACCGGTGAAGGTTGCGCCGCCGATGATGGACCCGCCGTCGCCCAAGGCCGGGTGTTGTGGAGTGTTTGGGAAGCCGGCGGCGGCGTCCAAGCGGCCCAGATCGAACAAGCGGAGGTCTAAGTAG
- the LOC126792156 gene encoding LOW QUALITY PROTEIN: zinc finger CCCH domain-containing protein 34-like (The sequence of the model RefSeq protein was modified relative to this genomic sequence to represent the inferred CDS: inserted 1 base in 1 codon; deleted 2 bases in 1 codon; substituted 1 base at 1 genomic stop codon), with translation MSRVTWFHEREIFVLLQGLECEFXHSKIAWLNPKACWYWLVGDCLNPTCAFRHPPLEERHEAAPSEPAPSSISATKNVPCYFYLNGMCNKGDSCLFLHDTDGSASTGKCANTASSASTEELSLENEASEVNETVSAPTISPHSACETVAKQDLNYQEQVQICASPHVSEYGDEEADEIRSNSLLLPAEGSSDGRPSLCTDXSSEEGADDLIVQEERWDSSPGFDVLVDGKSEYLVGEDSPEYFPTLHREHWGLNKEWHDYDDNPDEYDPLRPAAVLLYENQIYDSYDCLDTSYLFGNEGSIHGYGEDIMLNSILSHKRKGMPMEDDHDSLDLRNHLRRRRAIDDCSISGLSRIHDSLQLIDRSQELPQRHDMGWPRRLASEVGNRTYDTRKENEAFNNAVIQRPPHRQSHQYRSQRHKERRLAKPQFPLSEATRKPVPREKRSSKEDSTAFTGPKSLAQIKEEKRKAEEHGGGKPFTEILNEKRKLAHRSGCGSN, from the exons ATGAGCCGAGTAACTTGGTTTCATGAAAGAGAAATATTTGTACTTTTGCAG GGACTTGAATGTGAGTTTTGACACAGCAAGATTGCGTGGCTGAACCCGAAAGCTTGCTGGTACTGGTTGGTTGGGGATTGTCTTAATCCCACTTGTGCTTTTCGGCATCCT CCATTGGAGGAGAGGCATGAAGCGGCACCATCAGAGCCCGCTCCATCTTCCATATCTGCAACCAAGAATGTTCCTTGTTACTTTTACTTGAATGGGATGTGCAATAAAGGTGATAGCTGCTTGTTCTTGCATGACACTGACGGCAGTGCATCAACTGGGAAATGTGCGAACACTGCGTCCTCTGCAAGTACTGAAGAACTTTCTTTAGAGAACGAGGCTTCTGAAGTGAATGAAACAGTATCAGCACCAACAATTTCACCCCACAGTGCTTGTGAAACTGTGGCAAAGCAGGATCTTAATTATCAGGAACAAGTACAGATATGTGCTTCTCCTCATGTTTCTGAATACGGGGATGAAGAGGCTGATGAAATTCGATCGAACTCCTTGCTTCTTCCAGCTGAAGGCTCTAGTGACGGTAGACCTTCTCTATGCACTG CGAGTTCAGAGGAGGGAGCTGATGACCTTATTGTGCAAGAGGAACGGTGGGATTCCTCTCCAGGCTTTGATGTTCTTGTCGATGGTAAATCAGAATATTTAGTTGGCGAGGATAGCCCTGAATACTTTCCTACACTTCACAGAGAGCACTGGGGATTAAATAAGGAGTGGCATGATTATGAC GACAATCCAGATGAGTATGATCCTCTGCGTCCTGCTGCTGTACTTTTGTATGAAAACCAAATTTATGACTCCTATGATTGTTTAGATACCAGCTACCTTTTTGGTAATGAGGGAAGTATCCATGGCTATGGAGaggatataatgttgaattccATATTGTCCCACAAGAGGAAGGGTATGCCAATGGAAGATGACCATGATAGCTTGGATCTCCGAAATCACTTGAGAAGACGAAGAGCGATTGATGATTGTTCCATTTCTGGATTATCAAGAATTCATGACTCACTTCAGTTGATTGATAGAAGCCAGGAATTGCCTCAAAGGCATGATATGGGTTGGCCCAGGAGATTGGCATCAGAAGTGGGAAACAGAACTTATGACACACGCAAGGAGAATGAAGCCTTTAACAACGCTGTAATTCAACGTCCTCCGCATAGACAATCTCACCAATACAGATCTCAGAGACATAAGGAAAGAAGGCTGGCCAAGCCACAGTTTCCTCTATCAGAAGCCACAAGGAAACCAGTGCCAAGGGAAAAGAGATCATCTAAAGAGGATTCAACTGCCTTTACAGGACCCAAGTCCCTTGCCCAgatcaaagaagaaaagaggaaaGCAGAAGAACATGGAGGTGGTAAACCTTTCACTGAAATTCTAAACGAGAAAAGGAAGCTAGCTCACAGAAGTGGCTGTGGCAGCAACTGA